One window of the Ananas comosus cultivar F153 linkage group 21, ASM154086v1, whole genome shotgun sequence genome contains the following:
- the LOC109726719 gene encoding cysteine and histidine-rich domain-containing protein RAR1 isoform X3, with translation MAKSGGGAVRCQRIGCDAMFTDDDNVEGSCRYHDSGPIFHDGMKEWSCCKQRSHDFSLFLAIPGCKTGKHTTEKPVTKAVSANPRKPVPVPSATQNIKSDDSCSRCRQGFFCSDHGSQGKPSKPATANAPKEETVVKDPAPTKKIVNLNEPRTCKNKGCGKTYKEKDNHETALEML, from the exons ATGGCgaagagcggcggcggcgccgtacGATGCCAGAGGATCGGGTGCGACGCTATGTTCACGGACGACGACAACGTCGAGGGATCATGCCGATACCACGATTCC GGA CCTATATTTCATGATGGTATGAAGGAATGGAGCTGTTGCAAGCAAAGAAGTCATgattttagcttatttttagcTATTCCTGG ATGCAAGACAGGCAAACATACTACTGAGAAACCAGTTACCAAAGCTGTCTCTGCAAACCCTCGAAAGCCGGTTCCAGTTCCATCTGCCACTCAAAACATTAAAAGTGATGACTCTTGTTCAAGATGTCGCCAAGGCTTTTTCTGCTCTGATCATG gatCACAGGGAAAGCCATCAAAGCCAGCCACAGCAAATGCCCCCAAAGAAGAAACTGTTGTTAAGGATCCTGCTCCTACTAAGAAGATAGTCAATCTGAATGAGCCGCGCACATGCAAAAATAAAGGATGCGGAAAAACCTATAAGGAGAAGGATAATCATGAAACCGCTT TGGAAATGCTGTGA
- the LOC109726719 gene encoding cysteine and histidine-rich domain-containing protein RAR1 isoform X1 yields the protein MAKSGGGAVRCQRIGCDAMFTDDDNVEGSCRYHDSGPIFHDGMKEWSCCKQRSHDFSLFLAIPGCKTGKHTTEKPVTKAVSANPRKPVPVPSATQNIKSDDSCSRCRQGFFCSDHGSQGKPSKPATANAPKEETVVKDPAPTKKIVNLNEPRTCKNKGCGKTYKEKDNHETACEYHPGPAVFHDRMRGWKCCDIHVKEFDEFMEIPPCTKGWHNADAA from the exons ATGGCgaagagcggcggcggcgccgtacGATGCCAGAGGATCGGGTGCGACGCTATGTTCACGGACGACGACAACGTCGAGGGATCATGCCGATACCACGATTCC GGA CCTATATTTCATGATGGTATGAAGGAATGGAGCTGTTGCAAGCAAAGAAGTCATgattttagcttatttttagcTATTCCTGG ATGCAAGACAGGCAAACATACTACTGAGAAACCAGTTACCAAAGCTGTCTCTGCAAACCCTCGAAAGCCGGTTCCAGTTCCATCTGCCACTCAAAACATTAAAAGTGATGACTCTTGTTCAAGATGTCGCCAAGGCTTTTTCTGCTCTGATCATG gatCACAGGGAAAGCCATCAAAGCCAGCCACAGCAAATGCCCCCAAAGAAGAAACTGTTGTTAAGGATCCTGCTCCTACTAAGAAGATAGTCAATCTGAATGAGCCGCGCACATGCAAAAATAAAGGATGCGGAAAAACCTATAAGGAGAAGGATAATCATGAAACCGCTTGTGAGTACCATCCAGGACCTGCAGTTTTCCATGACAGGATGAGGGGG TGGAAATGCTGTGACATTCATGTGAAGGAGTTTGATGAGTTCATGGAGATACCTCCATGCACAAAGGGATGGCACAACGCAGACGCAGCGTGA
- the LOC109726719 gene encoding cysteine and histidine-rich domain-containing protein RAR1 isoform X2 produces the protein MAKSGGGAVRCQRIGCDAMFTDDDNVEGSCRYHDSPIFHDGMKEWSCCKQRSHDFSLFLAIPGCKTGKHTTEKPVTKAVSANPRKPVPVPSATQNIKSDDSCSRCRQGFFCSDHGSQGKPSKPATANAPKEETVVKDPAPTKKIVNLNEPRTCKNKGCGKTYKEKDNHETACEYHPGPAVFHDRMRGWKCCDIHVKEFDEFMEIPPCTKGWHNADAA, from the exons ATGGCgaagagcggcggcggcgccgtacGATGCCAGAGGATCGGGTGCGACGCTATGTTCACGGACGACGACAACGTCGAGGGATCATGCCGATACCACGATTCC CCTATATTTCATGATGGTATGAAGGAATGGAGCTGTTGCAAGCAAAGAAGTCATgattttagcttatttttagcTATTCCTGG ATGCAAGACAGGCAAACATACTACTGAGAAACCAGTTACCAAAGCTGTCTCTGCAAACCCTCGAAAGCCGGTTCCAGTTCCATCTGCCACTCAAAACATTAAAAGTGATGACTCTTGTTCAAGATGTCGCCAAGGCTTTTTCTGCTCTGATCATG gatCACAGGGAAAGCCATCAAAGCCAGCCACAGCAAATGCCCCCAAAGAAGAAACTGTTGTTAAGGATCCTGCTCCTACTAAGAAGATAGTCAATCTGAATGAGCCGCGCACATGCAAAAATAAAGGATGCGGAAAAACCTATAAGGAGAAGGATAATCATGAAACCGCTTGTGAGTACCATCCAGGACCTGCAGTTTTCCATGACAGGATGAGGGGG TGGAAATGCTGTGACATTCATGTGAAGGAGTTTGATGAGTTCATGGAGATACCTCCATGCACAAAGGGATGGCACAACGCAGACGCAGCGTGA
- the LOC109726720 gene encoding uncharacterized protein LOC109726720, translating to MASSPLAVESHLLLLLLLLLAFTHVGFSAGQMLKGSVTCLDCTPHHNLSGVVVAVKCAHMKKLLPAVTNNEGYFIVSIPATTPKSSPTLTPQCFARLLGGREQLYAFERSMAASIVAVGRGSNGYDLASPLAYLSKCPLNIELDNKVGAEKASPRPPPPKNSAPSTGGLPRSGNEAPPYGLGIPLIYLFPFIPIIGIP from the exons ATGGCTTCTTCTCCTCTAGCAGTTGAAtcgcatcttcttcttcttcttcttctcctcctagCTTTCACTCATGTCGGCTTCTCGGCGGGCCAGATGCTGAAGGGATCAGTCACTTGCCTTGATTGCACTCCTCACCATAACCTCTCTG GAGTCGTCGTAGCTGTTAAATGCGCCCACATGAAGAAGCTGCTCCCCGCAGTAACAAACAACGAAGGCTACTTCATTGTATCGATTCCGGCAACGACCCCGAAATCGTCGCCGACTTTAACCCCGCAATGCTTTGCTCGTCTCCTCGGGGGCCGCGAGCAACTCTATGCCTTCGAGCGGTCCATGGCGGCGAGCATCGTGGCCGTCGGTCGCGGATCCAACGGCTACGATCTCGCCTCGCCCCTCGCGTACTTGTCCAAGTGCCCCCTCAATATCGAGCTCGACAACAAAGTCGGCGCCGAGAAGGCCTCGCCGAGACCTCCGCCCCCGAAGAATTCGGCGCCGAGTACGGGTGGGTTGCCGAGATCTGGTAATGAGGCGCCCCCCTATGGGTTGGGGATTCCGCTTATTTACTTATTTCCCTTCATACCCATCATCGGAATACCCTGA